A genome region from Lytechinus pictus isolate F3 Inbred chromosome 16, Lp3.0, whole genome shotgun sequence includes the following:
- the LOC129279353 gene encoding uncharacterized protein LOC129279353 isoform X1, translating to MYCSAIPGPSGAHSCPPGHLPPPMFHQDYHVRPYPSHQYPGFSQPFGYGPFCGAPPPSLSSSPHSHFYHAPHSPNPGVPGNPTYPQPPHMGYDPHGSYPHQHPLNPNHHHQQYQHQQYQHQQQHYPQPPPPVAPRGGFPPPLPSQDPAPPPTQQVPPPAASSTSSSSSKSPFASINVAFHCAESSFFSKRFQHALNDHDEARNVEKMFLDVAESEESRMSAIPNVPPPPPLTNGTCKSESAADSAYDTSQPPSPGKISTSTEDDVFHEGDNGATFVPPPLAFLNGNTAARKEEDELPEDCGYVSMKDAPPALKNSLKLDNNENETAEKEKSKKVEPSKEETDLLPPPPPVDQQAMASCPSQEFEFPPPPPMAEIAGDTKENIAAIRARFKQQEDKPKDEPLRATSPPRKKIISLAPVIADGAKSENRPEVTSPSKSRIAERIAQLKEQEVASERESTRPAGGVAVTRESEYVNTPGSDQTVKRRPPAPVRDPNTRLTMIENTSVQRMSYGNGVDVRMVRTQSQEYRIQSQYGGLVYDDTVVGSTYIDNVAYRNSMEHTYGIIPDVPPPPVQAPPPPPPQISKIPHQGSMRPMSVAAVPPPPAHAPPPVPPPMPSANTNNTNNIFMQIPGANARPRSGILYPQDVPPPPGVAPPTPPQPPPVPSGPKPTHLMSAPVTSSYAPPPPPPPAVASFTPPPPPPPAMGGMSTQHIPAPPPMGGMVPPPPPAPNAPPPPPPPAVNKPTGGIGGGGGGLLDGLSAVQLKTVSKEKKKSVSNEGPMDNLMAELQNFSGRLRPTPKQSKPPSPEIKDETDNSVNQFQLKPTKTNGTRSETPSPPQQPSPPQHQNGNNSAQSNAYRLSPNNNGGPPPTTPKSPKPTPMVMPKPAKGIPASPTMAPPAPPIAPAAPQKSFTPPSPPQKAPVAPPPTAQKVSPKSSPKRQDYSKRISMPVETRPLSPTSVSAMGERTRKVSTPTMPVSLPVQLPEGYDSMPAWKKAMVDKKLKDAIAKEEEERRKQEEEQSKWKGVPEWKRKLVIEKEKKKEEEVEATVDKNKEERDAKLRSMPTWKRNIVKKKHGGDGDDGTSKGASGFEETSTAL from the exons atgtaCTGCTCAGCTATACCGGGTCCTTCAGGGGCGCATAGTTGCCCCCCTGGGCACTTACCTCCACCGATGTTTCACCAGGACTACCATGTACGCCCCTATCCAAGTCACCAATACCCTGGTTTCAGTCAGCCATTTGGATATGGGCCATTCTGCGGTGCTCCACCCCCTTCCTTGTCCTCTTCACCTCACAGTCACTTCTACCATGCCCCTCACTCTCCGAATCCTGGGGTACCAGGGAACCCCACTTACCCCCAACCGCCACATATGGGTTATGATCCTCATGGCTCTTACCCCCATCAACATCCCTTAAACCcaaaccaccatcatcaacagtACCAACATCAACAGTACCAGCATCAGCAACAACATTACccccaacctccccctcccgtTGCCCCTCGAGGGGGCTTCCCTCCACCCCTGCCTTCTCAAGACCCGGCCCCTCCACCGACTCAGCAGGTTCCGCCACCAGCAGCGTCCTCCACATCGTCGTCTTCTTCGAAATCACCTTTTGCAAGCATCAATGTTGCTTTCCACTGCGCAGAATCAAGCTTTTTCTCTAAGAGG ttccAACATGCACTGAATGACCATGATGAAGCTAGGAACGTGGAGAAAATGTTTCTGGATGTAGCAGAAAGCGAGGAATCAAGGATGAG TGCAATACCTAATGTACCTCCTCCTCCACCATTAACCAATGGGACTTGCAAGTCTGAGTCTGCTGCTGACTCGGCCTATGACACCAGTCAGCCACCAAGCCCAGGAAAGATCAGCACCTCAACCGAGGATGATGTCTTCCATGAAGGTGACAACGGTGCTACATTTGTCCCTCCTCCGCTAGCCTTCCTCAATGGAAACACGGCGGCGAGGAAAGAAGAGGATGAGTTGCCGGAGGACTGCGGGTACGTCAGTATGAAAGATGCGCCTCCCGCTCTGAAGAATTCCCTGAAGCTCGATAACAATGAGAATGAAACGGCAGAGAAGGAGAAGAGTAAGAAGGTGGAACCCAGTAAGGAGGAGACAGATTtgttaccccctcccccacctgTGGATCAGCAAGCGATGGCCAGCTGTCCCAGTCAGGAGTTTGAGTTTCCACCCCCGCCCCCAATGGCGGAGATAGCAGGTGATACTAAAGAGAACATTGCAGCCATCAGGGCGCGCTTCAAGCAGCAGGAGGATAAGCCAAAGGATGAGCCGCTCCGTGCTACGTCACCGCCAAGGAAAAAGATTATCTCGTTGGCACCGGTCATTGCCGATGGCGCAAAAAGTGAGAATCGACCTGAGGTTACCTCTCCTTCTAAATCCAGGATCGCAGAACGAATAGCTCAGCTTAAAGAGCAGGAAGTAGCGAGTGAGAGAGAGTCAACAAGACCAGCTGGTGGTGTAGCGGTAACGAGAGAGAGTGAGTATGTTAATACACCTGGCAGTGATCAGACGGTCAAACGCAGACCGCCTGCTCCGGTAAGAGACCCAAACACAAGACTGACCATGATCGAGAACACATCGGTTCAGAGAATGTCCTATGGGAATGGAGTGGACGTACGTATGGTGCGAACACAGAGCCAGGAGTACAGAATACAAAGCCAATATGGCGGATTGGTGTATGATGATACTGTTGTTGGAAGCACTTATATTGACAATGTTGCATATCGGAATTCTATGGAGCACACGTATGGGATTATACCTGATGTACCTCCACCACCCGTACAAGCACCCCCACCACCCCCTCCACAGATATCAAAGATACCCCATCAAGGGTCGATGAGACCGATGAGTGTGGCAGCTGTACCCCCACCACCGGCACATGCACCCCCACCAGTACCTCCTCCTATGCCGTCAGCCAATACCAACAATACAAACAACATCTTCATGCAGATTCCGGGTGCTAACGCAAGACCACGAAGCGGGATACTGTACCCACAGGATGTCCCGCCACCCCCTGGTGTTGCCCCTCCAACTCCCCCTCAGCCCCCACCAGTACCAAGTGGTCCCAAGCCAACGCACTTGATGTCCGCACCTGTTACGTCGTCGTatgcaccaccaccaccgccccCTCCCGCCGTAGCCAGTTTCACTcctccaccccctcccccacctgCCATGGGAGGCATGAGCACACAGCACATTCCTGCACCTCCACCGATGGGTGGAATGGTACCCCCTCCTCCACCGGCACCCAAcgccccacccccacccccaccaccTGCAGTTAATAAGCCCACAGGAGGAAtaggaggaggaggtggaggTCTCCTAGATGGCCTCTCGGCAGTCCAACTCAAGACAGTTTCAAAAG AAAAGAAGAAGTCAGTTTCCAACGAGGGCCCCATGGATAACCTAATGGCTGAGCTCCAAAATTTCTCTGGTAGGTTACGCCCCACCCCAAAGCAGAGCAAACCACCTTCACCGGAGATTAAAG ATGAGACTGACAACAGTGTCAACCAGTTCCAGCTGAAGCCAACCAAGACAAATGGCACCAGATCGGAAACGCCATCACCTCCTCAGCAGCCATCCCCACCGCAGCACCAGAATGGTAACAACTCGGCCCAGTCCAATGCCTACCGCCTATCACCAAACAATAACGGTGGACCACCTCCCACAACACCAAAGTCACCCAAACCAACTCCGATGGTAATGCCTAAGCCAGCAAAGGGTATACCAGCATCACCCACCATGGCACCCCCTGCACCACCCATTGCTCCTGCAGCACCACAGAAGAGCTtcacaccaccatcaccaccacagAAGGCACCGGTAGCACCACCACCAACGGCGCAGAAAGTCTCTCCTAAGAGTTCACCAAAGAGACAGGACTACAGTAAGAGAATCTCAATGCCTGTAGAAACGAGACCGCTCTCACCGACGTCCGTCTCTGCAATGGGGGAGAGGACTAGGAAGGTGTCTACGCCGACAATGCCTGTGTCACTACCGGTGCAGCTACCAGAGGGCTATGATAGCATGCCAGCTTGGAAGAAAGCCATGGTGGACAAGAAACTCAAAGATGCCATT GctaaggaagaagaggagagaaGAAAGCAAGAAGAGGAGCAATCGAAATGGAAGGGTGTGCCGGAATGGAAGCGTAAACTTGTGatagagaaggagaagaagaaagaagaggaagtcGAGGCTACTGTTGATAAGAACAAGGAAGAACGGGATGCAAAGCTACGCTCTATGCCGACATGGAAGCGGAACATTGTCAAGAAAAAGCATGGtggggatggtgatgatggcacGTCGAAAGGGGCATCAGGTTTTGAAGAGACGTCGACAGCTCTGTAG
- the LOC129279353 gene encoding uncharacterized protein LOC129279353 isoform X2 yields MPRKRSASVNFPVIRGFLVRRQMKHQWEIVESQRKYIASFLSDIQLKGETLIQTLNKCEEGCPDDGVKQEEEEEKEIEEEEEKEEFQHALNDHDEARNVEKMFLDVAESEESRMSAIPNVPPPPPLTNGTCKSESAADSAYDTSQPPSPGKISTSTEDDVFHEGDNGATFVPPPLAFLNGNTAARKEEDELPEDCGYVSMKDAPPALKNSLKLDNNENETAEKEKSKKVEPSKEETDLLPPPPPVDQQAMASCPSQEFEFPPPPPMAEIAGDTKENIAAIRARFKQQEDKPKDEPLRATSPPRKKIISLAPVIADGAKSENRPEVTSPSKSRIAERIAQLKEQEVASERESTRPAGGVAVTRESEYVNTPGSDQTVKRRPPAPVRDPNTRLTMIENTSVQRMSYGNGVDVRMVRTQSQEYRIQSQYGGLVYDDTVVGSTYIDNVAYRNSMEHTYGIIPDVPPPPVQAPPPPPPQISKIPHQGSMRPMSVAAVPPPPAHAPPPVPPPMPSANTNNTNNIFMQIPGANARPRSGILYPQDVPPPPGVAPPTPPQPPPVPSGPKPTHLMSAPVTSSYAPPPPPPPAVASFTPPPPPPPAMGGMSTQHIPAPPPMGGMVPPPPPAPNAPPPPPPPAVNKPTGGIGGGGGGLLDGLSAVQLKTVSKEKKKSVSNEGPMDNLMAELQNFSGRLRPTPKQSKPPSPEIKDETDNSVNQFQLKPTKTNGTRSETPSPPQQPSPPQHQNGNNSAQSNAYRLSPNNNGGPPPTTPKSPKPTPMVMPKPAKGIPASPTMAPPAPPIAPAAPQKSFTPPSPPQKAPVAPPPTAQKVSPKSSPKRQDYSKRISMPVETRPLSPTSVSAMGERTRKVSTPTMPVSLPVQLPEGYDSMPAWKKAMVDKKLKDAIAKEEEERRKQEEEQSKWKGVPEWKRKLVIEKEKKKEEEVEATVDKNKEERDAKLRSMPTWKRNIVKKKHGGDGDDGTSKGASGFEETSTAL; encoded by the exons ttccAACATGCACTGAATGACCATGATGAAGCTAGGAACGTGGAGAAAATGTTTCTGGATGTAGCAGAAAGCGAGGAATCAAGGATGAG TGCAATACCTAATGTACCTCCTCCTCCACCATTAACCAATGGGACTTGCAAGTCTGAGTCTGCTGCTGACTCGGCCTATGACACCAGTCAGCCACCAAGCCCAGGAAAGATCAGCACCTCAACCGAGGATGATGTCTTCCATGAAGGTGACAACGGTGCTACATTTGTCCCTCCTCCGCTAGCCTTCCTCAATGGAAACACGGCGGCGAGGAAAGAAGAGGATGAGTTGCCGGAGGACTGCGGGTACGTCAGTATGAAAGATGCGCCTCCCGCTCTGAAGAATTCCCTGAAGCTCGATAACAATGAGAATGAAACGGCAGAGAAGGAGAAGAGTAAGAAGGTGGAACCCAGTAAGGAGGAGACAGATTtgttaccccctcccccacctgTGGATCAGCAAGCGATGGCCAGCTGTCCCAGTCAGGAGTTTGAGTTTCCACCCCCGCCCCCAATGGCGGAGATAGCAGGTGATACTAAAGAGAACATTGCAGCCATCAGGGCGCGCTTCAAGCAGCAGGAGGATAAGCCAAAGGATGAGCCGCTCCGTGCTACGTCACCGCCAAGGAAAAAGATTATCTCGTTGGCACCGGTCATTGCCGATGGCGCAAAAAGTGAGAATCGACCTGAGGTTACCTCTCCTTCTAAATCCAGGATCGCAGAACGAATAGCTCAGCTTAAAGAGCAGGAAGTAGCGAGTGAGAGAGAGTCAACAAGACCAGCTGGTGGTGTAGCGGTAACGAGAGAGAGTGAGTATGTTAATACACCTGGCAGTGATCAGACGGTCAAACGCAGACCGCCTGCTCCGGTAAGAGACCCAAACACAAGACTGACCATGATCGAGAACACATCGGTTCAGAGAATGTCCTATGGGAATGGAGTGGACGTACGTATGGTGCGAACACAGAGCCAGGAGTACAGAATACAAAGCCAATATGGCGGATTGGTGTATGATGATACTGTTGTTGGAAGCACTTATATTGACAATGTTGCATATCGGAATTCTATGGAGCACACGTATGGGATTATACCTGATGTACCTCCACCACCCGTACAAGCACCCCCACCACCCCCTCCACAGATATCAAAGATACCCCATCAAGGGTCGATGAGACCGATGAGTGTGGCAGCTGTACCCCCACCACCGGCACATGCACCCCCACCAGTACCTCCTCCTATGCCGTCAGCCAATACCAACAATACAAACAACATCTTCATGCAGATTCCGGGTGCTAACGCAAGACCACGAAGCGGGATACTGTACCCACAGGATGTCCCGCCACCCCCTGGTGTTGCCCCTCCAACTCCCCCTCAGCCCCCACCAGTACCAAGTGGTCCCAAGCCAACGCACTTGATGTCCGCACCTGTTACGTCGTCGTatgcaccaccaccaccgccccCTCCCGCCGTAGCCAGTTTCACTcctccaccccctcccccacctgCCATGGGAGGCATGAGCACACAGCACATTCCTGCACCTCCACCGATGGGTGGAATGGTACCCCCTCCTCCACCGGCACCCAAcgccccacccccacccccaccaccTGCAGTTAATAAGCCCACAGGAGGAAtaggaggaggaggtggaggTCTCCTAGATGGCCTCTCGGCAGTCCAACTCAAGACAGTTTCAAAAG AAAAGAAGAAGTCAGTTTCCAACGAGGGCCCCATGGATAACCTAATGGCTGAGCTCCAAAATTTCTCTGGTAGGTTACGCCCCACCCCAAAGCAGAGCAAACCACCTTCACCGGAGATTAAAG ATGAGACTGACAACAGTGTCAACCAGTTCCAGCTGAAGCCAACCAAGACAAATGGCACCAGATCGGAAACGCCATCACCTCCTCAGCAGCCATCCCCACCGCAGCACCAGAATGGTAACAACTCGGCCCAGTCCAATGCCTACCGCCTATCACCAAACAATAACGGTGGACCACCTCCCACAACACCAAAGTCACCCAAACCAACTCCGATGGTAATGCCTAAGCCAGCAAAGGGTATACCAGCATCACCCACCATGGCACCCCCTGCACCACCCATTGCTCCTGCAGCACCACAGAAGAGCTtcacaccaccatcaccaccacagAAGGCACCGGTAGCACCACCACCAACGGCGCAGAAAGTCTCTCCTAAGAGTTCACCAAAGAGACAGGACTACAGTAAGAGAATCTCAATGCCTGTAGAAACGAGACCGCTCTCACCGACGTCCGTCTCTGCAATGGGGGAGAGGACTAGGAAGGTGTCTACGCCGACAATGCCTGTGTCACTACCGGTGCAGCTACCAGAGGGCTATGATAGCATGCCAGCTTGGAAGAAAGCCATGGTGGACAAGAAACTCAAAGATGCCATT GctaaggaagaagaggagagaaGAAAGCAAGAAGAGGAGCAATCGAAATGGAAGGGTGTGCCGGAATGGAAGCGTAAACTTGTGatagagaaggagaagaagaaagaagaggaagtcGAGGCTACTGTTGATAAGAACAAGGAAGAACGGGATGCAAAGCTACGCTCTATGCCGACATGGAAGCGGAACATTGTCAAGAAAAAGCATGGtggggatggtgatgatggcacGTCGAAAGGGGCATCAGGTTTTGAAGAGACGTCGACAGCTCTGTAG
- the LOC129279353 gene encoding uncharacterized protein LOC129279353 isoform X3, with amino-acid sequence MFCMKDLLSPYTHIGLRMDTSLSFQHALNDHDEARNVEKMFLDVAESEESRMSAIPNVPPPPPLTNGTCKSESAADSAYDTSQPPSPGKISTSTEDDVFHEGDNGATFVPPPLAFLNGNTAARKEEDELPEDCGYVSMKDAPPALKNSLKLDNNENETAEKEKSKKVEPSKEETDLLPPPPPVDQQAMASCPSQEFEFPPPPPMAEIAGDTKENIAAIRARFKQQEDKPKDEPLRATSPPRKKIISLAPVIADGAKSENRPEVTSPSKSRIAERIAQLKEQEVASERESTRPAGGVAVTRESEYVNTPGSDQTVKRRPPAPVRDPNTRLTMIENTSVQRMSYGNGVDVRMVRTQSQEYRIQSQYGGLVYDDTVVGSTYIDNVAYRNSMEHTYGIIPDVPPPPVQAPPPPPPQISKIPHQGSMRPMSVAAVPPPPAHAPPPVPPPMPSANTNNTNNIFMQIPGANARPRSGILYPQDVPPPPGVAPPTPPQPPPVPSGPKPTHLMSAPVTSSYAPPPPPPPAVASFTPPPPPPPAMGGMSTQHIPAPPPMGGMVPPPPPAPNAPPPPPPPAVNKPTGGIGGGGGGLLDGLSAVQLKTVSKEKKKSVSNEGPMDNLMAELQNFSGRLRPTPKQSKPPSPEIKDETDNSVNQFQLKPTKTNGTRSETPSPPQQPSPPQHQNGNNSAQSNAYRLSPNNNGGPPPTTPKSPKPTPMVMPKPAKGIPASPTMAPPAPPIAPAAPQKSFTPPSPPQKAPVAPPPTAQKVSPKSSPKRQDYSKRISMPVETRPLSPTSVSAMGERTRKVSTPTMPVSLPVQLPEGYDSMPAWKKAMVDKKLKDAIAKEEEERRKQEEEQSKWKGVPEWKRKLVIEKEKKKEEEVEATVDKNKEERDAKLRSMPTWKRNIVKKKHGGDGDDGTSKGASGFEETSTAL; translated from the exons ttccAACATGCACTGAATGACCATGATGAAGCTAGGAACGTGGAGAAAATGTTTCTGGATGTAGCAGAAAGCGAGGAATCAAGGATGAG TGCAATACCTAATGTACCTCCTCCTCCACCATTAACCAATGGGACTTGCAAGTCTGAGTCTGCTGCTGACTCGGCCTATGACACCAGTCAGCCACCAAGCCCAGGAAAGATCAGCACCTCAACCGAGGATGATGTCTTCCATGAAGGTGACAACGGTGCTACATTTGTCCCTCCTCCGCTAGCCTTCCTCAATGGAAACACGGCGGCGAGGAAAGAAGAGGATGAGTTGCCGGAGGACTGCGGGTACGTCAGTATGAAAGATGCGCCTCCCGCTCTGAAGAATTCCCTGAAGCTCGATAACAATGAGAATGAAACGGCAGAGAAGGAGAAGAGTAAGAAGGTGGAACCCAGTAAGGAGGAGACAGATTtgttaccccctcccccacctgTGGATCAGCAAGCGATGGCCAGCTGTCCCAGTCAGGAGTTTGAGTTTCCACCCCCGCCCCCAATGGCGGAGATAGCAGGTGATACTAAAGAGAACATTGCAGCCATCAGGGCGCGCTTCAAGCAGCAGGAGGATAAGCCAAAGGATGAGCCGCTCCGTGCTACGTCACCGCCAAGGAAAAAGATTATCTCGTTGGCACCGGTCATTGCCGATGGCGCAAAAAGTGAGAATCGACCTGAGGTTACCTCTCCTTCTAAATCCAGGATCGCAGAACGAATAGCTCAGCTTAAAGAGCAGGAAGTAGCGAGTGAGAGAGAGTCAACAAGACCAGCTGGTGGTGTAGCGGTAACGAGAGAGAGTGAGTATGTTAATACACCTGGCAGTGATCAGACGGTCAAACGCAGACCGCCTGCTCCGGTAAGAGACCCAAACACAAGACTGACCATGATCGAGAACACATCGGTTCAGAGAATGTCCTATGGGAATGGAGTGGACGTACGTATGGTGCGAACACAGAGCCAGGAGTACAGAATACAAAGCCAATATGGCGGATTGGTGTATGATGATACTGTTGTTGGAAGCACTTATATTGACAATGTTGCATATCGGAATTCTATGGAGCACACGTATGGGATTATACCTGATGTACCTCCACCACCCGTACAAGCACCCCCACCACCCCCTCCACAGATATCAAAGATACCCCATCAAGGGTCGATGAGACCGATGAGTGTGGCAGCTGTACCCCCACCACCGGCACATGCACCCCCACCAGTACCTCCTCCTATGCCGTCAGCCAATACCAACAATACAAACAACATCTTCATGCAGATTCCGGGTGCTAACGCAAGACCACGAAGCGGGATACTGTACCCACAGGATGTCCCGCCACCCCCTGGTGTTGCCCCTCCAACTCCCCCTCAGCCCCCACCAGTACCAAGTGGTCCCAAGCCAACGCACTTGATGTCCGCACCTGTTACGTCGTCGTatgcaccaccaccaccgccccCTCCCGCCGTAGCCAGTTTCACTcctccaccccctcccccacctgCCATGGGAGGCATGAGCACACAGCACATTCCTGCACCTCCACCGATGGGTGGAATGGTACCCCCTCCTCCACCGGCACCCAAcgccccacccccacccccaccaccTGCAGTTAATAAGCCCACAGGAGGAAtaggaggaggaggtggaggTCTCCTAGATGGCCTCTCGGCAGTCCAACTCAAGACAGTTTCAAAAG AAAAGAAGAAGTCAGTTTCCAACGAGGGCCCCATGGATAACCTAATGGCTGAGCTCCAAAATTTCTCTGGTAGGTTACGCCCCACCCCAAAGCAGAGCAAACCACCTTCACCGGAGATTAAAG ATGAGACTGACAACAGTGTCAACCAGTTCCAGCTGAAGCCAACCAAGACAAATGGCACCAGATCGGAAACGCCATCACCTCCTCAGCAGCCATCCCCACCGCAGCACCAGAATGGTAACAACTCGGCCCAGTCCAATGCCTACCGCCTATCACCAAACAATAACGGTGGACCACCTCCCACAACACCAAAGTCACCCAAACCAACTCCGATGGTAATGCCTAAGCCAGCAAAGGGTATACCAGCATCACCCACCATGGCACCCCCTGCACCACCCATTGCTCCTGCAGCACCACAGAAGAGCTtcacaccaccatcaccaccacagAAGGCACCGGTAGCACCACCACCAACGGCGCAGAAAGTCTCTCCTAAGAGTTCACCAAAGAGACAGGACTACAGTAAGAGAATCTCAATGCCTGTAGAAACGAGACCGCTCTCACCGACGTCCGTCTCTGCAATGGGGGAGAGGACTAGGAAGGTGTCTACGCCGACAATGCCTGTGTCACTACCGGTGCAGCTACCAGAGGGCTATGATAGCATGCCAGCTTGGAAGAAAGCCATGGTGGACAAGAAACTCAAAGATGCCATT GctaaggaagaagaggagagaaGAAAGCAAGAAGAGGAGCAATCGAAATGGAAGGGTGTGCCGGAATGGAAGCGTAAACTTGTGatagagaaggagaagaagaaagaagaggaagtcGAGGCTACTGTTGATAAGAACAAGGAAGAACGGGATGCAAAGCTACGCTCTATGCCGACATGGAAGCGGAACATTGTCAAGAAAAAGCATGGtggggatggtgatgatggcacGTCGAAAGGGGCATCAGGTTTTGAAGAGACGTCGACAGCTCTGTAG